In Papaver somniferum cultivar HN1 chromosome 1, ASM357369v1, whole genome shotgun sequence, a genomic segment contains:
- the LOC113321425 gene encoding protein ALTERED XYLOGLUCAN 4-like: MSKQKYSLKKNITYNDELELRNNTVPYQNDISQTTAANPQKESDYEKCDLFKGRSIPELNGPLYTNWSCSTIPESKNCQLNGRKDVDYMNWKWKPDDCELQRFDAKKFLSIVLCKKLAFIGDSVARNQMESLLCLLSQGETPKDIYKDYEDRFRIFYFPAHDFTLTVFWTSFLVVGEDKGIVNGSTTNVLHIHLDKIDVNWAQKLPGVDYAVISIAHWYFRKNYLYEGGQLIGCTYCNEPDVPDLGIPFAVRKVFEYVLKYINDCKECNEDLITLVRTFAPAHFENGYWHGGGVCNRTSPYTEEQINFASSEWELRSSQVNAFEKYKNTTEGKRVEILDITRAMMMRPDGHPGPNWKDQYGQNHHDCLHWCLPGPIDIWNDLFMAVLQKNV; this comes from the exons ATGTCTAAGCAGAAGTATTCTTTGAAGAAGAACATTACGTATAATGATGAATTGGAGTTGAGGAATAATACAGTTCCGTATCAGAACGATATCAGTCAAACTACTGCCGCTAACCCCCAAAAAG AGAGTGATTATGAGAAGTGTGACTTGTTTAAGGGTCGATCGATTCCTGAGCTCAACGGACCATTATACACGAATTGGAGCTGTTCCACGATACCAGAATCCAAGAACTGTCAGCTAAATGGAAGGAAAGATGTAGACTATATGAATTGGAAATGGAAACCAGATGATTGTGAACTCCAGAGATTTGATGCTAAGAAGTTCTTATCGATAGTTCTATGTAAAAAGTTAGCCTTCATTGGTGACTCTGTTGCTAGAAACCAAATGGAATCACTCCTTTGTCTCCTATCACAA GGCGAAACTCCGAAAGATATCTATAAGGATTATGAAGATAGATTTCGTATCTTTTACTTTCCTGCACATGATTTTACTCTCACGGTCTTCTGGACAAGTTTCTTGGTTGTTGGGGAAGATAAAGGAATTGTAAATGGTTCGACTACAAATGTGCTTCATATACACCTGGACAAGATTGACGTTAACTGGGCTCAGAAGCTGCCCGGTGTAGATTATGCTGTCATTTCGATTGCTCACTGGTACTTCCGAAAGAATTACTTATATGAAGGTGGTCAACTAATAGGTTGTACATATTGCAACGAACCGGATGTTCCTGATTTAGGAATTCCATTTGCTGTTCGAAAAGTCTTTGAATATGTGCTTAAATATATTAATGACTGTAAGGAGTGTAATGAGGATTTAATTACTCTGGTACGAACATTTGCGCCTGCACATTTTGAGAATGGATATTGGCATGGTGGAGGGGTTTGCAACAGAACAAGTCCTTACACTGAAGAACAGATTAATTTTGCAAGTTCTGAATGGGAACTGAGGAGTAGTCAAGTGAATGCGTTTGAGAAGTATAAAAACACAACAGAAGGGAAGAGAGTAGAGATTTTAGATATAACTAGGGCCATGATGATGAGACCGGATGGACATCCAGGCCCTAATTGGAAAGATCAATATGGTCAGAATCACCATGATTGTCTGCATTGGTGTTTACCCGGACCTATCGATATATGGAACGACTTGTTTATGGCTGTGTTGCAGAAAAATGTATAG
- the LOC113288590 gene encoding bZIP transcription factor 11-like has protein sequence MASSSTTTGSGTSSGGSLDTTLHKSGSEGDLQQHVEMDQRKRKRMLSNRESARRSRMRKQKHLDELMDQVTQIRKENNQILTSVNLTTQHYVNIESENSILRAQMDELNNRLQSLTEISHYLTANNNNNNTLDNNIGNIGFDYQTDFMNPNYQNYYNQQQQPIMVNTIHDMNPWNMPSSYMSQPIMASADMFQY, from the coding sequence ATGGCTTCTTCAAGTACTACTACTGGGAGTGGAACTTCATCAGGAGGATCTCTAGATACTACTCTTCATAAGTCAGGTTCAGAAGGAGATCTTCAACAACATGTTGAAATGGAtcagaggaagaggaagagaatgctaTCAAACAGAGAATCTGCAAGGAGATCAAGGATGAGAAAACAGAAGCACTTGGATGAACTCATGGATCAAGTAACTCAAATTAGAAAGGAAAATAATCAGATCTTAACAAGTGTCAATCTCACTACTCAACACTACGTGAACATTGAATCTGAGAATTCAATTTTAAGAGCTCAGATGGATGAATTGAACAACAGATTACAGTCTTTGACTGAGATCAGTCACTACTTAACTGCaaacaacaataataacaacACCCTTGATAATAATATTGGTAATATTGGGTTTGATTATCAGACTGAttttatgaaccctaattatcaaaattattataatcaacaacaacaacccatTATGGTCAACACTATTCATGACATGAATCCATGGAATATGCCATCTTCTTATATGAGTCAACCCATTATGGCTTCAGCTGATATGTTTCAGTATTGa